The Manihot esculenta cultivar AM560-2 chromosome 1, M.esculenta_v8, whole genome shotgun sequence genome has a window encoding:
- the LOC110614689 gene encoding DEAD-box ATP-dependent RNA helicase 31, producing MSVKLIPQFRFLNPSFTVACHQPMKSSPLISSSLAIPVLSRMFPFRLKYLGFVPHFNSQVGVLRFSTRPFRPRPQFSHGGRDRGDMRASKSLIEDEDELSDWVSDLRTSPFRGRITSENESDSDGARRRVRGRNQDRSRSRERSREGFSTKRRRDNISDEFGESDRRRVRNQADSFSRNSRTSERFDNGITRGDEDTFRRKRVGNKHLMNERRGGREIDSGFRRDRKGLKGKNGFVDDEEGDGDIDERMYERKELMEHLGDMVDEEESDDADEDVHDDGILKKRPSSSFDLAKERASSPRKSESYLSESRFDQCSISPLSLKGIKDAGYEKMTVVQEATLPVILKDKDVLAKAKTGTGKTVAFLLPAIEVIVKSPPIGRDQKRPPILVLVICPTRELASQAAAEANTLLKYHSSIGVQVIMGGTRLALEQKQMQANPCQILVATPGRLRDHIENTAGFATRLMGVKVLVLDEADHLLDMGFRKDIEKIIAAVPKQRQTLLFSATVPEEVRQISHIALRRDHEFINTVEEGTEETHSQVRQMHIIAPLDKQFPILYVLLKDHIADNLDYKILVFCTTAMVTRMVADLLGELSLNVREIHSRKPQSYRTRVSDEFRKSKGLILVTSDVSARGVDYPDVTLVIQVGLPADREQYIHRLGRTGRKGKEGQGILLLAPWEELFLSIIKDLPITKGPVPSVDPDTRRKVERALSNVEMKNKETAYQAWLGYYNSNKMVGRDKYRLVELANEFSRSMGLDNPPAIPKLILGKMGLRNIPGLRSK from the exons ATGTCCGTTAAGCTTATTCCACAGTTCCGCTTCCTCAACCCATCTTTTACGGTTGCATGTCACCAACCTATGAAATCTTCCCCGCTCATTAGCTCCTCCCTGGCTATCCCCGTTCTTTCTCGGATGTTCCCTTTCAGACTAAAATATCTAGGTTTTGTCCCTCATTTCAATTCGCAAGTCGGTGTTCTCCGATTCTCCACTCGGCCATTTCGACCCAGGCCCCAATTCAGTCATGGTGGTCGTGACAGAGGAGATATGAGAGCTTCAAAGAGTTTAATTGAAGATGAAGACGAACtcagtgattgggtcagtgatttgagGACCAGTCCTTTCCGTGGTAGAATCACTAGCGAAAACGAGTCGGATTCTGATGGGGCTCGCCGCAGAGTTAGGGGTAGGAATCAGGACCGAAGCAGAAGTAGAGAAAGAAGTAGGGAGGGTTTTTCAACGAAGAGAAGAAGGGACAATATCTCGGACGAGTTTGGCGAGTCTGATAGGAGGAGAGTTCGCAACCAGGCCGACTCATTTTCGAGGAATTCACGAACAAGCGAGCGATTTGATAATGGAATTACGCGAGGTGATGAGGATACGTTTAGGAGAAAGCGAGTTGGGAATAAGCATTTAATGAATGAAAGGAGAGGAGGGAGAGAGATAGATTCAGGGTTTAGGAGAGATAGGAAGGGATTAAAGGGGAAAAATGGTTTCGTTGACGATGAGGAAGGTGACGGCGATATtgatgagagaatgtatgagaGAAAGGAATTGATGGAGCATCTCGGGGATATGGTTGATGAGGAAGAGAGTGATGATGCTGATGAAGATGTTCATGATGATGGGATCTTAAAAAAAAGGCCATCTAGTTCATTTGATTTGGCGAAAGAAAGGGCAAGTTCACCTAGAAAATCCGAATCTTATTTAAGCGAGTCTAG ATTTGATCAatgttcgatttctcctttgtCATTAAAAGGAATCAAGGATGCTGGATATGAGAAAATGACTGTAGTTCAGGAGGCCACTCTTCCAGTTATACTAAAAG ATAAGGATGTTCTTGCTAAGGCTAAAACAGGCACTGGAAAAACTGTAGCGTTTTTG CTTCCAGCAATTGAAGTTATTGTAAAATCTCCTCCTATTGGTCGAGATCAGAAGCGACCGCCAATTCTTGTGCTTGTTATATGCCCAACTCGAGAACTTGCAAGTCAAGCTGCTGCAGAAGCAAATACACTATTGAAGTATCACTCTTCTATTGGTGTTCAAGTTATTATGGGTGGCACACGTCTTGCTCTTGAACAGAAACAAATGCAAGCAAACCCATGCCAG atTCTTGTTGCAACACCTGGAAGACTTAGAGACCATATTGAGAACACTGCTGGATTTGCAACACGGCTGATGGGTGTGAAAGTCCTTGTACTTGATGAAGCTGATCATTTGCTAGACATGGGATTTCGTAAAgacattgaaaaaataattgctGCTGTCCCAAAGCAACGGCAAACACTTCTGTTTTCAGCCACAGTTCCTGAAGAG GTTCGACAAATCTCTCACATTGCTTTGAGGAGAGATCATGAATTCATAAATACTGTTGAAGAGGGAACTGAGGAGACACATTCACAG GTCAGACAGATGCATATAATTGCTCCATTGGACAAGCAGTTTCCCATATTATATGTCCTTTTGAAGGATCATATTGCTGATAACCTTGATTATAAG ATTCTTGTATTTTGTACAACTGCTATGGTCACAAGAATGGTTGCTGACCTTCTTGGTGAACTGAGCTTGAATGTTAGAGAGATCCATTCGAGAAAGCCACAGAGTTACAGAACCAGGGTTTCTGATGAATTCCGAAAATCAAAGGGCCTTATTCTTGTGACGTCGGATGTATCCGCCCGTGGAGTGGATTATCCTGATGTTACCCTTGTCATTCAG GTGGGTTTGCCGGCTGATAGAGAACAGTACATACATCGACTTGGTAGAACTGGTCGTAAAGGTAAAGAAGGGCAAGGCATATTGTTACTGGCACCATGGGAGGAATTATTCTTATCTATCATCAAAGATCTGCCAATAACAAAGGGTCCAGTCCCTTCAGTTGACCCAGACACGCGGAGAAAG GTGGAACGGGCGCTGTCAAATGTTGAGATGAAGAACAAAGAAACAGCTTACCAGGCCTGGTTAGGTTACTACAATTCCAATAAGATGGTGGGTCGGGACAAGTATAGGCTTGTGGAGCTGGCTAACGAGTTCAGCCGAAGTATGGGACTTGATAACCCTCCTGCCATCCCCAAGCTCATCCTTGGCAAGATGGGTCTCAGGAATATCCCTGGTTTGCGCTCCAAGTAG
- the LOC110614647 gene encoding uncharacterized protein LOC110614647 yields MKTLQSTQELQPSTQVSQDSQSDQQNNHTTEAAVADSGSVSASSNDSRKVSRQDIELVQNLIERCLQLYMNRDEVVKTLLTRARIDPGFTTLVWQKLEEENADFFRAYYIRLKLKKQILLFNHLLEHQYHLMKFPVPTKVPLAPIQNGIHPMPVNNLPMGYPVMQQHPMPAPGQPHLDTMGCGISSCHVVNGVPAPGNFHPIRMNSGNNLVMESNTPDMAPVVPLSSAMSSMSDMPVSPTSVASSGHFPFTASEISGIGVDTSALDTAFTSDVASSVGLQLGPDAGAGTSRSLDQIQWNFSLSDLTADLSNLGDLGALGNYPGSPFLHSDSEILLDSPEHDDIVEDFFVDSVPGPPSQSNEEIS; encoded by the exons ATGAAGACCTTACAG AGCACCCAAGAACTACAACCCTCAACCCAAGTTTCACAGGACTCCCAAAGTGACCAACAGAACAATCACACAACAGAGGCTGCTGTAGCAGACTCTGGTTCAGTATCTGCTTCAAGCAATGATAGCCGAAAGGTTTCACGCCAAGATATTGAGCTT GTCCAGAATCTTATAGAGCGGTGCTTGCAATTGTACATGAATAGAGATGAGGTGGTCAAAACCCTCTTGACGCGTGCGAGGATTGATCCTGGATTTACAACACTGG TATGGCAGAAATTGGAAGAAGAAAATGCAGATTTCTTCAGGGCCTATTATATAAGGCTGAAATTGAAGAAGCAAATTCTCTTATTTAATCATTTGCTTGAACATCAATATCATCTTATGAAGTTTCCTGTGCCTACAAAGGTTCCTTTGGCCCCCATACAAAATGGGATTCATCCCATGCCCG TTAACAATTTGCCTATGGGTTACCCTGTCATGCAACAACATCCAATGCCAGCACCAGGTCAACCCCATCTTGATACCATGGGTTGTGGAATATCAAGCTGCCATGTGGTTAATGGAGTCCCTGCTCCAGGGAATTTTCATCCCATTCGGATGAATTCTGGGAACAA TTTGGTGATGGAAAGCAATACACCTGATATGGCTCCTGTAGTTCCACTAAGCAGTGCCATGTCATCCATGTCTGATATGCCTGTGAGTCCTACATCGGTGGCATCCAGTGGTCACTTTCCCTTCACTGCATCAGAAATATCAGGAATCGGAGTTGACACATCAGCACTTGATACAGCATTTACATCTGATGTTGCCAGCTCAGTAGGATTGCAGCTTGGACCAGATGCTGGGGCTGGCACCTCGAGATCTTTGGATCAGATTCAGTGGAATTTCAGCCTTTCTGACTTAACAGCTGATTTATCAAACTTGGGAG ATTTGGGAGCCCTAGGAAACTATCCTGGTTCTCCATTTCTGCACTCTGATTCAGAAATTTTGCTTGATTCTCCAGAGCACGACGACATAG TGGAAGATTTTTTTGTGGATTCTGTCCCTGGTCCACCTTCCCAGTCAAATGAAGAGATATCCTAG